Proteins encoded by one window of Cannabis sativa cultivar Pink pepper isolate KNU-18-1 chromosome 4, ASM2916894v1, whole genome shotgun sequence:
- the LOC115715306 gene encoding putative E3 ubiquitin-protein ligase XBAT34, with translation MGQSLDSMRQPQQQQPQRSKAELLYDLVLATGNVDAIKVLFQEGASLEWIDRDGKNPLIVACMNPNLIDTAKTLIELGANINAYRPGRHAGTPLHHAAKKGLERTVALLLSHGANALVRNDDCQTPLDVARLNGHTEVVRTLENHICYFSGWVREIYGPGFLGALAPHLLSRKIWAVVIPLGPNNPAKPLKLELVVYSTLKDAQPSMVISLWKSRIEKPNLNQSDPTLTISDGSIKSRLKLASAIQGDKQQIQSLYAACQGTSQVMYSSANHRTENSVAAAELATSSSGVTPLTSNSHETPEESNTNGWGTSASNDSYNDWDPVVGTRPSKINTGGWMDEQPKDDFNGWSVDDSRPPGNRTKHARTNEESTSTGDINQSVYASVPSAPSAPPIPEEHLFEGPIHYPSIDVATDAFAQPLDNEAYSSKERKDGGDSSSSCVICWESPIEGACIPCGHMAGCMSCLTEIKSKKGVCPVCRSVMDQVVKIYAV, from the exons aTGGGTCAAAGTCTTGATTCAATGAGGCAAccgcaacaacaacaaccacaacGCTCCAAAGCAGAGTTGCTTTATGATTTGGTCCTTGCCACTGGCAATGTCGACGCCATTAAGGTTCTCTTTCAAGAGGGTGCTAGCCTTGAG TGGATTGATAGAGATGGAAAAAATCCTCTCATTGTGGCGTGTATGAATCCCAATTTGATTGATACTGCAAAAACCTTGATTGAGTTGGGGGCAAATATTAATGCTTACCGTCCTG GTCGTCATGCTGGTACTCCTTTACATCACGCTGCAAAAAAGGGCCTGGAAAGGACTGTTGCATTACTTCTCtcccatggag CAAATGCTTTAGTGCGAAATGATGATTGTCAAACCCCACTTGATGTTGCTAGACTAAATGGCCATACCGAAGTTGTTCGGACACTTGAG AATCATATATGCTATTTCTCCGGATGGGTTCGGGAGATTTATGGTCCAGGTTTCCTTGGAGCACTAGCTCCACATCTGTTATCAAGAAAAAT TTGGGCTGTAGTCATTCCTCTTGGCCCCAATAATCCTGCAAAGCCTCTAAAGTTGGAGCTTGTTGTATATTCTACTTTAAAG GATGCCCAGCCTTCCATGGTCATTTCTCTCTGGAAGTCCCGAATCGAGAAACCCAATCTGAATCAATCAGATCCAACACTCACTATATCTGATGGTTCTATAA AATCTCGGCTTAAACTTGCATCGGCTATTCAGGGTGATAAGCAACAAATTCAGTCATTATATGCCGCTTGTCAAGGAACTTCTCAG GTTATGTACTCCTCAGCTAATCATAGGACCGAAAATTCAGTAGCAGCTGCAGAATTGGCAACATCATCATCTGGGGTTACACCACTGACTTCTAATTCTCACGAGACGCCTGAAGAGTCCAACACAAATGGTTGGGGAACGTCAGCGAGCAATGACAGTTACAATGATTGGGATCCAGTTGTTGGAACCCGACCTTCAAAGATAAACACCGGTGGATGGATGGATGAACAACCGAAAGATGACTTCAACGGTTGGAGTGTGGACGATTCTAGACCACCTGGGAATCGAACGAAACATGCTCGAACTAATGAGGAAAGTACCTCAACTGGTGACATTAATCAAAGCGTTTATGCATCAGTTCCATCAGCACCGTCTGCTCCTCCAATTCCCGAGGAGCATCTTTTCGAAGGGCCAATCCATTATCCGTCAATAGATGTCGCCACAGATGCTTTTGCTCAACCTTTAGACAATGAAGCTTATTCATCGAAAGAGAGAAAAGATGGAGGCGATTCTTCTTCCTCGTGCGTGATATGTTGGGAATCTCCCATTGAAGGTGCGTGCATTCCTTGCGGTCATATGGCTGGTTGTATGTCTTGTTTGACTGAAATCAAATCGAAAAAAGGTGTTTGTCCAGTATGCCGATCCGTTATGGATCAGGTAGTGAAAATCTATGCTGTTTGa